In Carya illinoinensis cultivar Pawnee chromosome 7, C.illinoinensisPawnee_v1, whole genome shotgun sequence, the following are encoded in one genomic region:
- the LOC122316955 gene encoding probable xyloglucan endotransglucosylase/hydrolase protein 23, which yields MTSSGSSITTKMVMVFLLSISSLVLAASAGNFYQDFDLTWGDGRAKILNNGQLLTLSLDKTSGSGFKSNKEYLFGKIDMQLKLVPGNSAGTVTAYYLSSLGSAHDEIDFEFLGNLSGDPYILHTNVFTQGKGNREQQFYLWFDPTKDFHTYSILWNPQSIIFSVDGTPIREFKNLESKGVPFPKNQPMWIYSSLWNADDWATRGGLVKTDWSQAPFTASYRNFNAQACIWSSGSSSCSSNNSSANSWLTESLDATGQERIKWVQKNYMIYNYCTDIKRFPQGLPPECSLA from the exons ATGACTAGTTCTGGTAGTTCAATCACGACTAAGATGGTTATGGTTTTTCTTCTATCCATCAGTTCTCTAGTATTGGCAGCATCGGCCGGTAACTTCTACCAAGATTTTGACCTCACTTGGGGTGATGGGCGTGCAAAAATACTCAACAACGGCCAGCTTCTAACGCTGTCTCTCGACAAGACCTCTGGCTCTGGTTTTAAGTCGAACAAGGAATACTTATTTGGCAAGATTGATATGCAGCTAAAGCTGGTGCCCGGCAACTCAGCCGGAACCGTCACCGCTTACTAT CTATCATCTCTGGGGTCAGCTCATGACGAAATCGACTTTGAATTTCTGGGAAACCTAAGTGGAGACCCCTATATCCTCCATACAAATGTCTTTACGCAGGGGAAGGGCAATAGGGAGCAACAGTTCTATCTTTGGTTTGACCCCACCAAGGACTTCCACACCTACTCCATCCTATGGAATCCTCAAAGCATTAt tttctcCGTGGATGGAACTCCCATTAGAGAGTTCAAGAATTTAGAATCAAAAGGCGTCCCTTTCCCAAAGAACCAACCCATGTGGATATACTCCAGCCTCTGGAATGCCGACGATTGGGCCACACGAGGTGGCCTAGTGAAGACCGATTGGAGCCAAGCTCCATTCACTGCTTCTTATAGAAACTTCAATGCCCAAGCTTGCATTTGGTCTTCAGGCTCCTCCTCTTGTTCATCCAATAATTCCTCCGCTAACTCCTGGTTGACAGAATCCCTTGATGCGACAGGGCAAGAGAGAATAAAATGGGTGCAGAAGAATTACATGATTTACAACTATTGCACTGATATCAAGCGCTTCCCCCAGGGACTCCCTCCCGAATGTTCACTTGCATGA
- the LOC122316405 gene encoding protein FAR1-RELATED SEQUENCE 4-like — MNSDSSGVGYYGPGSTYYPPFIMHPNAFPNSYTYTWGSQAPPMPPFPAMFIYSSLTNAEESDLSTNATFSTTFIYPPSNNAEELGRVPPTSPTPPMPPPPTMFIYPLSTNAEEAGVVQQTNQPPPMPPLPTTFINPLLTNVEKSGHIQPTNQPPPITRPPSEELRSFENSSTTPSTNATFISESETNVGGTSLFSEENEESKDINEENSDNQRVKEDPKVGMEFATDHELMAYYKRYAKQQGFGVITQRTKREADGRVRYLTIGCARGGKYQPSHSNISRPRPTIKTDCKARINVHLVKGTWELTSVELAHSHDTGGSRILIFKKKTVRIFIDKAKKLRLGKGGGEALTEYFKRMRSQNDGFVYMIDVDEDLRLRNVFWTDARSRAAYEYFGDIITFDTIYLTNRYGMPFVPFVGVNHHGQSILLGAGLLSSEDTSTFVWLFETWLECMNGREPKAIITDQDRAMKSAIAMLPEKLGSHATFNARLKIAIQSALYDSQTCVEFEMKWGQFIQKYDLSDNAWLNGLYNERSFWVPVYLKGVFWAGMSTTQRSESMNAFFNGFVHSGTTLKEFVDQFNNALRKKVEVETTADFNSANQTIPCSSAFRIEKQFQAVYTSAKFKEVQKEVWGMILCNCILICKEGCISTYDALDEITTDDDHVKSVKYIVYFNEEEVDLKCTCALFEMRGILCRHALNVCQMNKIHVLPEKYILDQWRKDLKMRYTVVKSSYDDLRSNADSRRYEFVVKYCVQLATRVCPSDEHVTAFVSHLEEFEKKFQGLTLESGSSKVKETIVTDKSKKILSPHVVRGKGRPPTKRKVPPMEKAARKRKKQPTCRKIFDDASHDGEVSEAPESDQILSACKDDFVVLTQYSTFTHPTSSENEK, encoded by the exons ATGAATTCGGATAGTAGTGGTGTG GGATATTATGGTCCAGGAAGTACTTACTACCCGCCATTTATAATGCATCCAAATGCATTTCCTAAttcatacacatatacatgggGTAGCCAG GCACCACCAATGCCACCTTTTCCAGCAATGTTCATTTACTCTTCGTTGACTAATGCGGAGGAGTCAGACC TCTCCACCAATGCCACCTTTTCAACAACGTTCATCTATCCTCCATCTAATAATGCAGAAGAGTTAGGCCGTGTTCCACCAACGAGCCCG ACCCCACCAATGCCACCTCCTCCAACAATGTTCATCTACCCTCTCTCGACAAATGCGGAAGAGGCGGGCGTTGTTCAACAAACAAACCAG CCCCCACCAATGCCACCTCTTCCAACAACGTTCATTAACCCTCTATTGACTAATGTAGAGAAGTCAGGCCATATTCAACCAACGAACCAg CCTCCACCAATAACACGACCCCCATCGGAGGAGTTGAGAAGCTTTGAAAATTCGTCAACTACTCCATCGACTAATGCGACATTTATAAGCGAAAGTGAAACTAATGTTGGAGGTACATCTCTTTTTTCTGAagagaatgaagaatctaaggatataaatgaagaaaattctGATAACCAACGAGTTAAGGAGGATCCCAAAGTAGGTATGGAGTTTGCCACTGATCATGAGCTTATGGCCTATTATAAGCGATATGCCAAGCAACAAGGTTTTGGTGTTATAACACAACGGACGAAGAGAGAGGCCGATGGGAGAGTGAGGTATTTGACGATTGGGTGTGCGCGAGGTGGCAAGTACCAACCTAGTCATAGTAATATATCGAGGCCGCGTCCAACTATTAAAACAGATTGTAAGGCAAGGATAAATGTGCACTTGGTGAAGGGTACTTGGGAGCTGACTAGTGTTGAACTTGCTCATAGTCATGACACT GGGGGTTCGAGAATcttgattttcaagaaaaagactGTCAGAATTTTTATTGACAAAGCCAAAAAATTGAGGTTGGGTAAAGGAGGTGGCGAAGCCCTTACTGAGTACTTCAAGCGGATGAGGTCGCAGAATGATGGTTTTGTTTATATGATTGATGTGGATGAGGATTTGAGACTGAGAAATGTGTTTTGGACTGACGCACGTAGTCGAGCAGCGTATGAGTATTTCGGCGATATTATTACTTTCGATACTATATATCTTACAAATAGGTATGGTATGCCGTTTGTCccgtttgttggtgtaaatCATCATGGGCAGTCTATACTGTTAGGAGCTGGGTTGCTTTCAAGTGAGGACACAAGTACTTTTGTGTGGttgtttgaaacatggttgGAGTGCATGAATGGTCGGGAGCCAAAAGCCATCATTACAGACCAAGACCGAGCAATGAAGAGTGCTATTGCTATG TTGCCTGAAAAATTGGGATCTCACGCTACCTTCAATGCAAGATTGAAGATTGCCATCCAGAGTGCCCTTTATGATTCACAGACATGTgtagaatttgaaatgaagtggGGACAATTTATTCAGAAGTATGATCTTAGTGATAATGCATGGTTGAATGGATTGTACAATGAGAGGTCATTCTGGGTACCGGTGTACCTTAAGGGAGTATTTTGGGCTGGCATGAGCACAACCCAAAGGTCTGAAAGTATGAACGCGTTCTTCAATGGGTTTGTGCATTCTGGTACAACGTTGAAAGAATTTGTTGACCAATTTAACAATGCGCTCAGGAAAAAGGTGGAGGTCGAGACGACAGCTGATTTCAACTCCGCCAACCAAACCATTCCATGTTCATCCGCATTCCGCATTGAGAAGCAATTTCAAGCGGTGTATACGAGTGCAAAATTTAAAGAGGTACAAAAAGAGGTGTGGGGAATGATTTTATGTAACTGCATACTTATATGCAAGGAGGGTTGCATTTCCACCTACGACGCTTTGGATGAAATTACCACTGATGATGACCATGTGAAGAGCGTCAAGTACATTGTTTATTTTAACGAGGAGGAGGTTGATCTCAAATGCACATGTGCGTTGTTTGAGATGAGGGGAATCCTCTGTAGGCATGCATTGAACGTTTGCCAGATGAATAAGATTCATGTGTTGCCGGAAAAGTACATCTTGGATCAATGGAGGAAGGATTTAAAGATGAGATATACAGTGGTCAAAAGTAGCTACGATGACTTGCGATCGAATGCAGACTCACGGAGGTATGAGTTCGTGGTTAAATATTGTGTACAATTAGCTACCCGTGTTTGCCCAAGTGATGAACATGTTACTGCATTTGTGAGCCACTTGGAGGagtttgagaaaaaatttcaagGATTGACACTTGAGTCTGGTTCAAGCAAGGTGAAAGAAACTATAGTCACGGACAAGAGCAAGAAAATCTTAAGCCCGCATGTTGTTCGAGGGAAAGGTAGGCCACCAACGAAAAGGAAGGTTCCGCCTATGGAGAAGGCAGCAAGAAAGCGAAAGAAACAACCg ACATGCAGGAAAATATTTGATGATGCATCACATGATGGTGAGGTATCAGAAGCTCCAGAAAGTGATCAG ATACTTAGTGCATGCAAGGATGATTTTGTTGTACTAACACAGTACAGTACTTTCACACACCCAACGTCATCAGAAAATGAGAAGTGA